A stretch of the Archangium violaceum genome encodes the following:
- a CDS encoding mersacidin/lichenicidin family type 2 lantibiotic, producing the protein MRVETIIRAWKDPAFRASLTSEERAALPELPSGRPVTELDEGELSDAVGGVSRPRGGCNPPEFTDIPCSAIDACPSALGCTFVAC; encoded by the coding sequence ATGCGAGTAGAGACCATCATCCGTGCGTGGAAGGATCCGGCGTTCCGCGCGAGCCTCACCTCGGAGGAGCGGGCGGCACTTCCCGAGCTCCCCTCCGGCAGGCCGGTGACCGAACTCGACGAAGGCGAGCTGTCGGACGCGGTGGGGGGCGTGAGCCGTCCCCGTGGGGGCTGTAACCCGCCTGAGTTCACCGACATCCCGTGCAGTGCGATCGACGCCTGCCCCAGCGCCCTGGGCTGCACGTTCGTCGCCTGCTGA
- a CDS encoding ABC transporter ATP-binding protein, which yields MELRIQNLSKRYPNGTQALQDVTLTIPPGMFGLLGPNGAGKSTLMRTLATLQEADSGSAFLGDVDMLKDKDAVRRVLGYLPQDFGLYPKVTAEDLLTHLATLKGISSARERKQVVDALLHQTNLHHARRKQLGGFSGGMRQRFGIAQALLGNPKLLIVDEPTAGLDPEERVRFHNLLSEIGQDVIVILSTHIVSDVRDLCPQMAVLNGGRVLLTGAPEDIIARLAGRIWKKFVDKAELPRLQAELPVISHRLLMGRTLVHVYSPGAPDASFTPAVPDLEDAYFAAIKGHLAGDAAPTLQATAG from the coding sequence ATGGAGCTCCGCATCCAGAACCTGTCCAAGCGCTACCCCAACGGGACCCAGGCGCTCCAGGACGTCACGCTCACCATTCCGCCTGGCATGTTCGGGCTGCTCGGGCCCAATGGCGCGGGCAAGTCCACGCTGATGCGGACGCTGGCCACCCTGCAGGAGGCCGACAGCGGCAGCGCCTTCCTGGGTGACGTCGACATGCTGAAGGACAAGGACGCCGTGCGCCGCGTGCTCGGCTATCTGCCCCAGGACTTCGGCCTCTACCCGAAGGTGACCGCCGAGGACCTCCTCACCCACCTGGCCACCCTCAAGGGCATCTCCAGCGCGCGCGAGCGCAAGCAGGTGGTGGACGCACTGCTGCACCAGACCAACCTCCACCACGCACGCCGCAAGCAGCTCGGCGGCTTCTCCGGAGGCATGCGCCAGCGCTTCGGTATTGCCCAGGCGCTGCTCGGCAATCCCAAGCTGCTCATCGTGGACGAGCCCACCGCCGGCCTCGACCCCGAGGAGCGCGTGCGCTTCCACAACCTGCTGAGTGAAATCGGCCAGGACGTCATCGTCATCCTCTCCACGCACATCGTCTCGGACGTGCGCGACCTGTGCCCGCAGATGGCCGTGCTCAACGGGGGCAGGGTGCTGCTCACCGGCGCGCCCGAGGACATCATCGCCCGCCTGGCGGGCCGCATCTGGAAGAAGTTCGTGGACAAGGCTGAACTTCCCAGATTGCAGGCCGAGCTGCCCGTCATCTCCCACCGGCTGCTGATGGGCCGCACGCTCGTGCACGTCTACAGCCCGGGTGCTCCGGACGCTTCCTTCACTCCGGCTGTCCCGGACCTCGAGGACGCCTACTTCGCCGCCATCAAGGGGCACCTCGCGGGGGATGCCGCGCCCACCCTCCAGGCCACCGCGGGCTGA
- a CDS encoding ABC transporter permease/M1 family aminopeptidase yields MLSIALFELRQRLKMLSTWVYFGVFFSLACLAMCVAGGAFESVNFSAGGGGKVLANSPFALASLLSLLGFAGVVITGGVMGQSVYQDFAHGTHALFFTAPISRTRFLLGRFLGAFLTLVVIFSSIGLGARFGASLPFLDQTLLGPTVSGSYLRPYLVSILPNLFFTGALFFGMAALSRRMLPVYVTSVVLLVGYLAAGRLLRELDTKWIAALADPFGMNALRMVMEYWTVAEKNSRLVPLEGWFLVNRLLWVGLGAAMLGYTLVRFQRSHALTGGRAEAVTESVSAQAPLAPPSVTRDFRDATFLRLLPRLAWLDLQETVKNVYFLVMVLAGVLMVFAASSTLGTMFGTPIHPVTYLVVEMVGGGFSLFHVIIITFYSGELIWRERDARMHQLYDALPVPGWLPFLSKLLALMGVQVLLSAMLLVCGVLVQLFRGFTDIELGLYLTDLFGYRLVDMWQLCVLAVLVHVLVNHKYVGHFVMVLYLLAATFAAQLGFEHNLYNYAGAPVHMYSDMNGYGPFVAQMVWFRVYWALVAVVLALVIHLFWVRGTESDFHWRLKLAGARASRPVRRGLVRSVVGAVVVGAFIFFNTNELNPFKTEHEEQTESADYEKKYKPLAKVAQPRIVSANVQVDLFPEEPRMRARGTFGLVNKTAEPVKTVYVNLPDDVKVYRLVVAGAEAPSEQDSRLGFFTYTLPAPLAPGASAELQFELGLEPHGFRNKGAETRIVENGTFIHHDVLPRLGYLEELELQEDEVRKKQGLAPKARMADVNDLEARRNTYIASDSDWVSFEATVSTSPEQIAMAPGYLLREWTENGRRYFHYKMDSPILNFYSFLSARYEVKRDTWNDVAIEVLYHPSHAYNVERMIQAVKDSLDYYTKNFGPYQHRQVRILEFPRYQTFAQAFPNTIPYSESIGFIAKVDPDDPEDVDYPYYVTAHEVAHQWWAHQVIGGNVQGATLLSETLSQYSALMVMKKRYGEAKMGRFLRYEMDGYLRGRSFERKQEMPLMRVEGQTYVHYNKGSVVMYALQDFLGEDTVNRALASYLKKVAFQQPPFTNSPELLAELRAVTPEHLSYLIPDFFERITLYENRALKATYTEVAGGKFEVKVTAKAHKVEATGTGAESDLKLADWVDVGVLDAEGKPLYLEKLQVTKEDVEFTALVDARPAKAGIDPLNKLIDRKPDDNTVTVEKL; encoded by the coding sequence ATGCTCTCCATTGCCCTCTTCGAGCTGCGTCAGCGGCTCAAGATGCTGTCCACCTGGGTGTACTTCGGCGTCTTCTTCTCGCTCGCCTGCCTGGCGATGTGTGTGGCGGGAGGCGCCTTCGAGTCCGTCAATTTCAGCGCGGGGGGCGGCGGCAAGGTGCTCGCCAACTCGCCTTTCGCGCTAGCCTCGCTTCTCTCCCTGCTCGGTTTCGCCGGGGTCGTCATCACTGGCGGAGTGATGGGCCAGTCGGTCTACCAGGACTTCGCCCACGGCACGCACGCGCTCTTCTTCACGGCGCCCATCTCGCGCACCCGGTTCCTGCTCGGCCGCTTCCTCGGGGCCTTCCTCACGCTCGTCGTCATCTTCTCGAGCATCGGCCTGGGGGCCCGCTTCGGCGCCTCGCTGCCCTTCCTGGACCAGACCCTCTTGGGCCCCACCGTGTCCGGTTCGTACCTGCGGCCCTACCTGGTCAGCATCCTGCCCAACCTCTTCTTCACCGGCGCGCTCTTCTTCGGGATGGCCGCGCTCTCCCGCCGCATGCTCCCCGTCTACGTCACCAGCGTGGTGCTGCTCGTGGGCTACCTCGCGGCGGGCCGCCTGCTGCGGGAGCTCGACACGAAGTGGATCGCCGCGCTGGCGGACCCGTTCGGCATGAACGCGCTACGCATGGTGATGGAGTACTGGACGGTGGCGGAGAAGAACTCCCGCCTGGTGCCGCTCGAGGGCTGGTTCCTCGTCAACCGTCTCCTCTGGGTGGGGCTGGGTGCCGCCATGCTTGGCTATACCCTCGTCCGCTTCCAACGCTCCCACGCCTTGACGGGAGGCCGCGCGGAGGCCGTCACCGAGTCCGTGTCCGCCCAGGCGCCGCTCGCGCCTCCCTCCGTCACGCGCGACTTCCGGGACGCCACCTTCCTGCGGCTGCTCCCGCGGCTGGCGTGGCTGGACCTCCAGGAGACGGTGAAGAACGTCTACTTCCTGGTCATGGTGCTGGCCGGCGTCCTCATGGTCTTCGCGGCCTCGAGCACCCTGGGCACCATGTTCGGCACTCCCATCCACCCGGTGACGTACCTGGTGGTGGAGATGGTGGGCGGCGGCTTCAGCCTCTTCCACGTCATCATCATCACCTTCTATTCGGGCGAGCTCATCTGGCGCGAGCGCGACGCTCGCATGCACCAGCTCTACGACGCGCTCCCCGTGCCCGGGTGGCTGCCCTTCCTCTCCAAGCTGCTGGCGCTGATGGGCGTGCAGGTCCTGCTCAGCGCGATGCTGCTCGTCTGCGGCGTGCTGGTGCAGCTCTTCCGCGGCTTCACGGATATCGAGCTCGGCCTCTACCTCACGGACCTCTTCGGCTACCGGCTGGTGGATATGTGGCAGTTGTGTGTGCTCGCGGTGCTCGTCCACGTGCTGGTGAATCACAAGTACGTGGGCCACTTCGTGATGGTGCTCTACCTGCTGGCCGCCACGTTCGCCGCGCAGTTGGGCTTCGAGCACAACCTCTACAACTACGCGGGCGCGCCCGTGCACATGTACTCGGACATGAATGGCTATGGGCCGTTCGTCGCGCAGATGGTGTGGTTCCGCGTGTACTGGGCGCTCGTGGCGGTGGTGCTCGCCCTCGTCATCCACCTGTTCTGGGTGCGCGGCACGGAGAGCGATTTCCACTGGCGGCTGAAGCTTGCCGGCGCGCGGGCCTCGCGCCCGGTGCGGAGGGGGCTGGTCCGGTCCGTGGTGGGGGCCGTGGTCGTGGGCGCCTTCATCTTCTTCAACACCAACGAGCTCAACCCCTTCAAGACGGAGCACGAGGAGCAGACGGAGTCCGCCGACTACGAGAAGAAGTACAAGCCGCTCGCGAAGGTGGCGCAGCCGCGCATCGTCTCGGCGAACGTGCAGGTGGACCTCTTCCCCGAGGAGCCGCGCATGCGGGCCCGGGGCACCTTCGGGCTCGTCAACAAGACGGCCGAGCCGGTGAAGACGGTGTACGTCAACCTGCCGGACGACGTGAAGGTGTACCGGTTGGTGGTGGCGGGCGCCGAGGCTCCGTCCGAGCAGGACTCGCGGCTGGGCTTCTTCACGTACACGCTGCCCGCGCCGCTCGCGCCTGGGGCCTCCGCCGAGCTCCAGTTCGAGCTGGGCCTGGAGCCACACGGCTTCCGCAACAAGGGCGCGGAGACGCGGATCGTGGAGAACGGCACCTTCATCCACCACGACGTGCTGCCGAGGCTGGGCTACCTGGAGGAGCTCGAGCTCCAGGAGGACGAGGTGCGTAAGAAGCAGGGGCTCGCGCCCAAGGCGCGCATGGCCGACGTGAACGACCTGGAGGCCCGGCGCAACACGTACATCGCCTCGGACTCGGATTGGGTCAGCTTCGAGGCCACGGTGAGCACCTCGCCGGAGCAGATCGCCATGGCGCCCGGCTACCTCCTGCGCGAGTGGACGGAGAACGGCCGTCGCTACTTCCACTACAAGATGGACAGTCCCATCCTGAACTTCTACTCGTTCCTCTCCGCGCGCTACGAGGTGAAGCGCGACACGTGGAATGACGTGGCCATCGAGGTCCTCTACCACCCGAGCCACGCGTACAACGTCGAGCGGATGATCCAGGCGGTGAAGGACTCGCTCGACTACTACACGAAGAACTTCGGGCCCTATCAGCACCGGCAGGTGCGCATCCTCGAGTTCCCCCGCTACCAGACCTTCGCCCAGGCCTTCCCGAACACCATTCCGTACTCGGAGAGCATCGGCTTCATCGCGAAGGTGGATCCGGACGACCCGGAGGACGTGGACTATCCCTACTACGTGACGGCCCACGAGGTGGCGCACCAGTGGTGGGCGCACCAGGTCATCGGCGGCAACGTGCAGGGCGCCACGCTCCTGTCCGAGACGCTCTCGCAGTACTCGGCGCTGATGGTGATGAAGAAGAGGTACGGGGAGGCGAAGATGGGGCGCTTCCTGCGCTACGAGATGGATGGCTATCTGCGCGGGCGCTCCTTCGAGCGCAAGCAGGAGATGCCGCTCATGCGCGTGGAGGGCCAGACCTACGTCCACTACAACAAGGGCAGCGTGGTGATGTACGCGCTGCAGGACTTCCTTGGTGAGGACACCGTCAACCGCGCCCTGGCCTCGTACCTGAAGAAGGTGGCCTTTCAGCAGCCGCCCTTCACGAACTCACCGGAGCTGCTCGCCGAGCTGCGCGCGGTGACGCCCGAGCACCTGAGCTACCTCATCCCGGACTTCTTCGAGCGCATCACCCTCTACGAGAACCGGGCCTTGAAGGCCACGTACACCGAGGTGGCCGGCGGGAAGTTCGAGGTGAAGGTGACGGCGAAGGCGCACAAGGTGGAGGCCACCGGCACGGGCGCGGAGTCGGACCTGAAGCTCGCGGACTGGGTGGACGTGGGTGTGCTCGACGCGGAGGGCAAGCCGCTCTACCTGGAGAAGCTCCAGGTGACGAAGGAGGACGTGGAGTTCACCGCGCTGGTGGACGCGCGCCCGGCGAAGGCGGGGATCGATCCCCTCAACAAGCTCATCGACCGCAAGCCGGACGACAACACGG